CGGTTTCCTCACCGATGGCGCGGCGGTAAAAATGGCTCCCGGTGCGGACAGGGCGAAATGACGCTGCCTGAGCTGTCGATACGCCGGCACGTCCTGGCGTACATGATGAGCGGCGTGCTGATGCTGCTCGGCTACATCGGCTACACCCGGCTGGGGATCGACCGCTTTCCGCAGATCGAGTTTCCCGTCATCACCATCATGACCGTGATGCCCGGCGCCAATCCGAACGTCATGGATTCCAACGTCACCAGCGTCATCGAGTCCGCCGTGAACTCCGTGCCGGGCATCAACCACATCCAGTCCACCAGCTCCCCCGGCGTATCGGTGGTGGTGGTCGAGTTCAGCCTCAGCAAAAACGCCGACGTGGCGTTTAACGAAGTGCAGGCGAAAGTGAACCAAATCCTGCGCCAACTGCCGAAAGGAATCGACAATCCGGTGGTGGCGAAGGTGGAGGTGGGGGCGCAGCCGGTGATGTGGCTTTCGCTCAACGGCGACCGGACGCTGGGGGATATGAACCTTTACGCCCGCAACGTCATCAAGAAGCGGCTGGAGAACATCGACGGCGTCGGCCAGGTTCTCATCGGCGGCGAACGCAAACGCCAGATACGGGTGAACCTGAACCTGGCGGCGCTGGCCGGGCTGGGGCTTTCGGTCAACGACGTGCTGGGGGCCTTCGAGGGCGAGCACGTGGTGCTGCCGGGCGGCTTTCTCTCCGGCTCCCACATGGAATTCCTCATCAAGCTGGACGCCGAGTTCCACAACCTCAACGACATGCGCGGGATGATCGTCGGCTACAAAGACAACGCGCCGATATTTCTGAGGGAAGTGGCGCGGGTGGAGGACGGCCTCGCCGATTACCGGCAGCTTGCCAACTTCAACGGGAAGCCGAACGTGGGGCTGGGCATCGTGAAAGTGAGCCGCTCCAACACCATCGAAGTCATCGAGAAGGTGCAGGAGCGCCTCAAGAACGAGATCATCCCGCAGCTTCCGCCCGGCCTTGCCATAGAGGAGGCTTCCAACGACGGCCTGTTCATCAGGGGCATGGTGAACTCCCTCAAGGAGCACATCGTCGAATCGGTAATGCTGGCGGCGCTGGTGGTATTCCTGTTTCTCAAGAGCTTCCGCGCCACGTTCATTATCGCCACCGCCATCCCGGTATCGCTCCTTTCCGCCATCGCGGCCATGTATTTTTCCGGCTATACGTTCAACACCCTCACGCTGCTGGCGCTGCTGCTGCTGATCGGCGTGGTGGTGGACGACGCCATCGTGGTGCTGGAAAACATCTACCGCCACCGCGAGCATATCGACCGCGACCCGGTGTCGGCCTCCATCAACGGCTCGCAACAGGTGGTCTTCGCCGTGCTGGCGGCGACGCTGACGCTGATCTCCATTTTCTTCCCCGTGATTTTCATGGGGGGGATCATCGGGCGATTCTTCCAGTCGTTCGCGGTGGTCGTCACCGTGGGGGTCATCGCCTCGTGGTTTGTTTCGATGACGCTGACGCCGATGCTCTGCTCCCGCTTTCTCGTGATGGCGGACAAAGAAACGCACGGCCCGGCCTACCGTTTCCTCGACCGGGCGTTCCTCATGATGGACCGCTGGTACATCAGATTGCTGGAATACGCGCTTTCCCACCGCTGGAAGGTGGTGCTGTTCACCGCGGCCACCGTCCTCTCCACCGGTTTCTTTTTCGCGATGGTGGGAAAGGAATTCGTGCCGAAAGAGGACGAAGGGCGTTTCATCGTGTTTTTTAAAACGCCGCTCGGATCCAGCATCGACTATGCCGCCGGCCGCCTCGCGGAAGTGGAAAAAGTGATGGCCGGCCAGAAAGAGATACTGACCTACTTCACCGCCATCGGCCTGGGACAGGCGGGGCAGGTGAACCAGGGAATGGCGTTTGTGCGGCTGACGCCAAAGGCGGAACGCAAGCTCAAGCAGTATGAGGTGATGGACGCGCTTGCCGGAAAATTCGCCCGGATACCGGGGGTGATGGCGTTCCCCTCCGCCGTGCCGATGGTGAGCGGCGGCCGCGGCGAACCGCTCCAGTTTACCCTGAGCGGCGTCAACCTGGATCAAGTGGCCGCGCTCGCGGAACAGATGAAGAAGAAACTTTCCGCCGACGGCGCGTTGGGACGCCTCGACCTCGACCTCCAGACCGACATGCCGCAGGTGAATATCAGCATCGACCGCGCCCGCGCCGCAACCCTCGGCCTTTCCGCCATCGACATGGCGATGGCGGTGAACGTGCTGGTGGGGGGCTACGACGCGGCGAAATATAACGATGAGCCGGGGGACGGCGAACGCTATGACGTACGCATAAAAGCGGCCGACGGGCAGGTCGAAAACCCCGCCGACCTCAAGAAGATATACGTCCGTTCGCGCGACGGCAAGCTGGTGCGGCTCGATACCATCGCATCGTTCAAAAAGGAGCTGGGGCCGGCCGTGATCGGCAGGCTCGATCTCAAATACGCCGCCAATTTCTTCTCCGATCCCGCCATTCCCCTGGGCGAGGCGATGAAAAAGGTTACGGATGCCGCGGACGCGATACTGCCGATGGGATACACGGTGCTGATGCGCGGACAGGCGGAGGAATTCGGCAAAACCGTCGGGTACATGATTTTCGCGTTCAGCATGTCGATCATCCTGCTGTACATGGTGCTGGCCAGCCAGTTCAACAGCTTCACGCAGCCGTTCATCATCATGGTGGCGCAGCCGCTGGCGATCATCGGGGGGCTGGCCGCGCTCTGGATCACCGGCAGCACGCTCAATATTTTTTCCATGATCGGGCTGGTGCTGCTGATGGGGCTGGTGGCCAAAAACTCCATCCTGCTGGTCGATTTCGCCAATCAGCTGCGCGCGGAGGGGAAAGACATCGACGCCGCCCTGCGCGAGGCCTGCCCCGTGCGCATGCGGCCGGTGCTGATGACCAGCTTCACGGTCATTTTCGCCATGTTGCCGGCCGCGCTGGGATTGGGCGAAGGGAGCGACACCAACGCCCCGCTCTCCATCGCCGTCATCGGCGGCATGATCTCGTCGACATTCCTCACGCTGCTGGTGGTGCCAAGCGTCTATTCGCTGGCGGAGCGGTGGTTTGAAAAGCGCGCCGCCCGCCGCCGGCAGCCAGGCCCCCGCCCGCTGTAAGCGGGGGTATTAAAAGCCGGTTCCGTCCGCCGGCAGTTTCAGGCGGAATACCGCGCGTGTCCCCCGGTTCTCGCCTTCGCTCGTCACGGAAAAATCGGCGTTGTGGTGCTCCATCACCATCTTCACCAGCGTCAGTCCCAGTCCCATCCCGCCGCTTTTGAAGCGGTACTTTCCCGACGAGTGGAGGGCGATATCCTCCAACGCGAAATACGGCTCGAAGACATCGCGGCCGCTCCCTTCAGGAATGCCAATGCCCGTGTCGGTTACCGCGATGACCGCTTCGTCCCCGTCGACGCTTGCTTCCAGCGGTACCGTTCCGCCGTCCGGCGTGAAGCGCACGGCGTTCGCCAGCAGCTCATTCACCGCCCAGCCGAGCATTTCCCGCTTTGCCGGCACGATGGAAAACGCGGGCAACCGCGCCAAATCAACGGTGAACGTGAGGCTTCTTTGTTCCTCGCCGATGCGCTTGCCGGTATGGGCCGCGCACTGTTGCAGGAGAAAATGAAGGTGGCAGGAGCGGTCTTCCCCGCGGCTCTCCCCGCCGCTCAACTGCGCCAGGAGATCGGTGGTGGCGAGGATGTCGTCGAAATCCTTGCGGCACTTCTCCAACCCGTCGGCGGCCTGCCGCAGGAGTTCCACCTGATCCGCCGGGGCGGCGAGGGCCATGGTTATCAGCGATTCCACCAACTGCATCCGGCTCAAGGGTGTGCGCAACTCGTGCGAGGTGACGGCGGTGAAGTACCGCCGCGCGCGGTTGAGCATCTCCTCCCGCGAAACGTCGCGCATCACCGCCACATAATTGGCGGCCGTCCCGTCCTGGCCAAACACGGGGGAAATGCCGGTAAGCTGATCGAACAGGCCGCCGTCCTTGCGGCGGTTGATGAAACGCCCCTCCCACGCCTTTCCGGCGCGCAACGTCTCCCACATCGTCCGGTAAAACTGTTCCGGGTGCTTGCCGCTTTTCAGGCAGTCGGGCGTTTTTCCCAAAACTTCCGCGGCGGAATAGCCGGTTATCCGGGTGAAAGCCGGATTGGCGTAAACGATCTTGTTGCCGGCGTCGGTGATGTACACCCCTTCGCCGGTCTGCTCCAACGCGGCGGCGAGGCGGACGTTGACGGCAGCCGCGGCAAACCGCTCCTCCTGATAACGGCTGTCAATCGCGCGCACATGGTTAACGAACGCGATGATAAGCAATGTCACCCCGCCCGAAACAAAGAACGAAGCAACCGCGCCGGTGACGAGATAATCAGCCGTCACCACCCCGTGAAAATACAGACTCATGGCGGCGGTGATTGCCTCGGACGACGCCACGGATAGCGCAACGCTGACCCACAAGATGTGAATGAAAGGTGTGCGGAATATTTTTTCGATGAGCCGGTTAATCATGCCGCGCCCCCCTCCGCGCCGAATCCTACGCCGTAAGCGATTTGAAAACGCCCCAGCCGTCGGTGTTGCCCAAAATCGCTTCGGAGGCGCGTTCCGGGTGCGGCATCAGCCCAAAGACGTTGCCGCGCGCGTTGCAGATGCCCGCGATGTTGTTGAGCGCGCCGTTGGGGTTGGCGCCCGGCGTTACGTTGCCGCTCTCGTCGCAGTAGCGCACCACCACTTGCCCGTTGGCTTCCAGCGCTTGCAGCGTTTCCGGGGGGGCGTAATACCGCCCTTCGCCGTGGGCGATGGGGAGTTTCAGCACGGCCCCCTTGTTCAGCGCGCGCGTGGCGGCGATGTCGTTCCGCTCCACGCGGACATGGATGTTTTTGCATATGAACTTGCGCGATTCGTTCATCAGGAGCGCGCCCGGCAGCAGGTGGCATTCGGTGAGCACCTGGAAACCGTTGCAGATGCCGATGACGATCCCCCCTTTTTCGGCGAACTCCATCACCGACCGCATCACCGGCGAGAAACGGGCGATGGCTCCGCAGCGGAGGTAATCGCCGTAGGAAAAGCCGCCAGGGAGAAATACCACGTCGATGTCCCCTACCGAGGCGTCCTTATGCCAGATGTGGCGCACGGCCGCGCCGGGAAGCAGCGAAGCGGCGTGGAGCGTGTCCCGTTCGCAGTTCGCGCCGGGGAACAGCACCACCCCGATTCTGGGATTTTTCATGGCCGGCATCACTGTTGTTTGTCGGCGTAGCGGCTGCCGAGATGATCCAGCCGGTCACTTATGGCCGCGGCGATGTTGCGCAGTATCTGTATGGCTATGGGAGGATTTTTTTCGATGAGTACCTCAAAATTTTTGCGCGAAAGGACAAGCGCTTCGGTCAACTCGGTGGCCACAATGCTGGCGCCGCGCGGCGTTGCGTTGCCGCGAACCAGCGCCATTTCGCCCACGCTCTTCCCCTTGCCATGCTGGGCGAGCACGGTATATTTCCCGTCAAGGCTCTCTTTGCGTATCTCCAGCTTGCCGCTGGTGATAAACAACACGGAGTCGCCGGGGGATCCTTCCCTCGCCACCATGGTATTGGCCGGGTAACGGCGGAGTTCCAGCTTGCTGGCGAGCACGGCAATGTCGGATTGCTTGATGTTGTCGAACATCGGTATCTCGCACATGATGTTTTTGATCCCGGCGATGTCCATCCTATTTCCCTTCCGTCACGGTGATCTGGAAGTTTTCCATCACCGGGTTGCTCAGGAGCTTCCCGCACATCTCGTCCACCTGTTTTTTGGCGGTTGCCGCGTCCGCGCCGTCGATATCCATCTCGATATGCTTGCCGATGCGGACGTTTTTAACCCCCGTGAAGCCGAGCGAGTGGAGGGCGTGCTCCACCGCCTTTCCCTGCGTATCCAGGATGCCGTCGCGCAGCGTCACCGTCACCTTGGCTTTCATTGGCCGCATATCCTCCGCACAACCTCGCGATACGATTCTTCCACTTTGCCGAGGTCGCGGCGGAAGCGGTCCTTATCCATTTTTTCCCCGCTCTCCATATCCCACAGCCGGGAGGTGTCGGGCGAAAATTCATCCGCGAGGATGATTTCGCCTTTAAAACGTCCGAACTCCAATTTGAAGTCGACCAGACGGATGCCGTGGTTTTTGAAAAGCTCCAGCAGCAGCCCGTTCACCCGCAGCGCCGCCGCGCGGATGACGTCCAATTCGCCTTGCGTGGCCCAGCCGAAAACCAGCACATGGTCGGGCATTATCATCGGATCGCCCAGCGCGTCATCCTTGTAGT
The genomic region above belongs to Nitrospinota bacterium and contains:
- a CDS encoding efflux RND transporter permease subunit, producing MTLPELSIRRHVLAYMMSGVLMLLGYIGYTRLGIDRFPQIEFPVITIMTVMPGANPNVMDSNVTSVIESAVNSVPGINHIQSTSSPGVSVVVVEFSLSKNADVAFNEVQAKVNQILRQLPKGIDNPVVAKVEVGAQPVMWLSLNGDRTLGDMNLYARNVIKKRLENIDGVGQVLIGGERKRQIRVNLNLAALAGLGLSVNDVLGAFEGEHVVLPGGFLSGSHMEFLIKLDAEFHNLNDMRGMIVGYKDNAPIFLREVARVEDGLADYRQLANFNGKPNVGLGIVKVSRSNTIEVIEKVQERLKNEIIPQLPPGLAIEEASNDGLFIRGMVNSLKEHIVESVMLAALVVFLFLKSFRATFIIATAIPVSLLSAIAAMYFSGYTFNTLTLLALLLLIGVVVDDAIVVLENIYRHREHIDRDPVSASINGSQQVVFAVLAATLTLISIFFPVIFMGGIIGRFFQSFAVVVTVGVIASWFVSMTLTPMLCSRFLVMADKETHGPAYRFLDRAFLMMDRWYIRLLEYALSHRWKVVLFTAATVLSTGFFFAMVGKEFVPKEDEGRFIVFFKTPLGSSIDYAAGRLAEVEKVMAGQKEILTYFTAIGLGQAGQVNQGMAFVRLTPKAERKLKQYEVMDALAGKFARIPGVMAFPSAVPMVSGGRGEPLQFTLSGVNLDQVAALAEQMKKKLSADGALGRLDLDLQTDMPQVNISIDRARAATLGLSAIDMAMAVNVLVGGYDAAKYNDEPGDGERYDVRIKAADGQVENPADLKKIYVRSRDGKLVRLDTIASFKKELGPAVIGRLDLKYAANFFSDPAIPLGEAMKKVTDAADAILPMGYTVLMRGQAEEFGKTVGYMIFAFSMSIILLYMVLASQFNSFTQPFIIMVAQPLAIIGGLAALWITGSTLNIFSMIGLVLLMGLVAKNSILLVDFANQLRAEGKDIDAALREACPVRMRPVLMTSFTVIFAMLPAALGLGEGSDTNAPLSIAVIGGMISSTFLTLLVVPSVYSLAERWFEKRAARRRQPGPRPL
- a CDS encoding PAS domain S-box protein, coding for MINRLIEKIFRTPFIHILWVSVALSVASSEAITAAMSLYFHGVVTADYLVTGAVASFFVSGGVTLLIIAFVNHVRAIDSRYQEERFAAAAVNVRLAAALEQTGEGVYITDAGNKIVYANPAFTRITGYSAAEVLGKTPDCLKSGKHPEQFYRTMWETLRAGKAWEGRFINRRKDGGLFDQLTGISPVFGQDGTAANYVAVMRDVSREEMLNRARRYFTAVTSHELRTPLSRMQLVESLITMALAAPADQVELLRQAADGLEKCRKDFDDILATTDLLAQLSGGESRGEDRSCHLHFLLQQCAAHTGKRIGEEQRSLTFTVDLARLPAFSIVPAKREMLGWAVNELLANAVRFTPDGGTVPLEASVDGDEAVIAVTDTGIGIPEGSGRDVFEPYFALEDIALHSSGKYRFKSGGMGLGLTLVKMVMEHHNADFSVTSEGENRGTRAVFRLKLPADGTGF
- the purQ gene encoding phosphoribosylformylglycinamidine synthase subunit PurQ codes for the protein MKNPRIGVVLFPGANCERDTLHAASLLPGAAVRHIWHKDASVGDIDVVFLPGGFSYGDYLRCGAIARFSPVMRSVMEFAEKGGIVIGICNGFQVLTECHLLPGALLMNESRKFICKNIHVRVERNDIAATRALNKGAVLKLPIAHGEGRYYAPPETLQALEANGQVVVRYCDESGNVTPGANPNGALNNIAGICNARGNVFGLMPHPERASEAILGNTDGWGVFKSLTA
- a CDS encoding cyclic nucleotide-binding domain-containing protein yields the protein MDIAGIKNIMCEIPMFDNIKQSDIAVLASKLELRRYPANTMVAREGSPGDSVLFITSGKLEIRKESLDGKYTVLAQHGKGKSVGEMALVRGNATPRGASIVATELTEALVLSRKNFEVLIEKNPPIAIQILRNIAAAISDRLDHLGSRYADKQQ
- the purS gene encoding phosphoribosylformylglycinamidine synthase subunit PurS, whose product is MKAKVTVTLRDGILDTQGKAVEHALHSLGFTGVKNVRIGKHIEMDIDGADAATAKKQVDEMCGKLLSNPVMENFQITVTEGK